One genomic window of Streptomyces sp. NBC_01498 includes the following:
- a CDS encoding carbohydrate ABC transporter permease encodes MSTSVSDAPAAPPEPSAPAASRPPAGRGPGRAREWATRAPLLPALIFLIAVTQLPFVATLFISLFDWNSLNPDARSFSGLANYGEVFTDADLRDSVFTTMLLTASVVIVSVVLGLLLALLLNQRFKGRGLVRTLLITPFLLVPVSAALLWKHVLYNPEYGLLNGGWAWFTGLFGVETPTQPDWISDMPLLAVEAALVWQWTPFMMLILLAGLQSRPLDMMEAARLDGANAWQMFAFLTLPHLRRYLELGVLLGSIYIVQNFDAVFTITAGGLGTANLPYTIYQTFYQAHEYGLASAAGVVVVIGTIVIATFALRVVSSLFSEEASRA; translated from the coding sequence GTGAGTACTTCGGTCAGCGACGCCCCGGCGGCACCGCCGGAACCGTCCGCGCCGGCCGCGTCCCGCCCCCCGGCGGGGCGCGGGCCCGGCCGGGCCCGTGAGTGGGCCACCCGGGCCCCCCTTCTGCCGGCTCTGATCTTCCTCATCGCCGTCACCCAACTGCCCTTCGTGGCAACGCTGTTCATCTCGCTCTTCGACTGGAACTCGCTCAACCCGGACGCCCGGAGCTTCTCCGGACTCGCCAACTACGGCGAGGTGTTCACCGACGCCGACCTGCGTGACTCGGTGTTCACGACGATGCTCCTCACCGCGAGTGTGGTGATCGTCAGCGTCGTCCTCGGACTGCTGCTCGCGCTGCTGCTCAATCAGCGGTTCAAGGGCCGGGGTCTGGTCCGTACGCTGCTCATCACCCCGTTCCTGCTGGTGCCCGTCTCGGCCGCGCTGCTGTGGAAGCACGTGCTCTACAACCCCGAGTACGGCCTGCTGAACGGTGGCTGGGCCTGGTTCACCGGACTGTTCGGGGTGGAGACCCCGACCCAGCCCGACTGGATCTCCGACATGCCGCTGCTCGCGGTGGAGGCGGCGCTCGTCTGGCAGTGGACGCCGTTCATGATGCTGATCCTGCTGGCCGGGCTCCAGAGCCGGCCGCTGGACATGATGGAGGCGGCCCGCCTCGACGGCGCCAACGCCTGGCAGATGTTCGCCTTCCTGACCCTGCCGCATCTGCGCCGCTACCTCGAACTCGGCGTCCTGCTCGGCTCGATCTACATCGTGCAGAACTTCGACGCCGTGTTCACCATCACCGCGGGCGGACTCGGCACCGCCAACCTCCCGTACACCATCTACCAGACCTTCTACCAGGCTCACGAGTACGGACTTGCCTCCGCGGCAGGCGTGGTCGTCGTGATCGGCACCATCGTGATCGCGACCTTCGCCCTGCGCGTCGTCTCGTCCCTCTTCAGTGAGGAGGCGAGCCGCGCATGA
- a CDS encoding ABC transporter substrate-binding protein, with amino-acid sequence MSLQQQRRRGIGVRVGAGAALTALLAGCSGAGGTASEGGDTLNVLMVNNPQMVELQKLTAANFTKDTGIKVNFSVLPENDVRDKISQDFSNQAGQYDVATISNFEVPFFAKNGWLHTLDEYAEKDKKFDQDDILKPLKDSLTAEDGKLYGQPFYGESSFLMYRKDILAKEKLTMPPNPTWEQVADIAAKTDGAERGMKGICLRGLPGWGEVIAPLTTVVNTMGGTWFTEDWEPQLTAPEFKKATKFYVDLVREHGEAGAPQAGYAECLNNMTQGKTAMWYDATAGAGSLEAKDSPVKGKIGYVPAPVDKTDSSGWLYTWAWGMQKASKNTDNAWKFISWASSKEYEELVGKEIGWANVPAGKRASTYMNADYRKEAGAFADVTSEAISSANPRDPGTQPRPTVGIQFVGIPEFTDLGTKVSQEISEAIAGRKSVDEALEASQKLAEKVAEEYR; translated from the coding sequence ATGTCCCTCCAGCAGCAGCGACGACGTGGCATAGGCGTGCGGGTGGGCGCGGGAGCGGCCCTGACGGCGCTCCTCGCAGGATGCAGCGGCGCGGGCGGCACCGCCTCCGAGGGCGGCGACACCCTCAACGTGCTGATGGTGAACAACCCGCAGATGGTCGAACTCCAGAAGCTGACCGCCGCGAACTTCACCAAGGACACCGGCATCAAGGTCAACTTCTCGGTGCTGCCGGAGAACGACGTACGCGACAAGATCAGCCAGGACTTCTCCAACCAGGCCGGCCAGTACGACGTCGCGACCATCAGCAACTTCGAGGTCCCCTTCTTCGCCAAGAACGGCTGGCTCCACACGCTCGACGAGTACGCCGAGAAGGACAAGAAGTTCGACCAGGACGACATCCTCAAGCCGCTCAAGGACTCGCTGACGGCCGAGGACGGCAAGCTCTACGGCCAGCCCTTCTACGGCGAGTCGTCCTTCCTCATGTACCGCAAGGACATCCTCGCGAAAGAGAAGCTGACGATGCCGCCCAACCCGACCTGGGAGCAGGTCGCGGACATCGCCGCCAAGACGGACGGGGCGGAGCGCGGCATGAAGGGCATCTGTCTGCGCGGTCTGCCGGGCTGGGGCGAGGTCATCGCGCCGCTCACCACGGTCGTCAACACCATGGGCGGCACCTGGTTCACCGAGGACTGGGAGCCGCAGCTGACCGCTCCGGAGTTCAAGAAGGCCACCAAGTTCTACGTCGACCTCGTGCGCGAGCATGGCGAGGCGGGCGCCCCGCAGGCCGGTTACGCCGAGTGCCTCAACAACATGACGCAGGGCAAGACGGCCATGTGGTACGACGCCACGGCGGGCGCCGGCTCGCTGGAGGCCAAGGACTCCCCGGTCAAGGGCAAGATCGGCTACGTGCCGGCGCCCGTCGACAAGACCGACAGCTCCGGCTGGCTCTACACCTGGGCCTGGGGCATGCAGAAGGCGTCCAAGAACACGGACAACGCCTGGAAGTTCATCTCCTGGGCGTCCAGCAAGGAGTACGAGGAGCTCGTCGGCAAGGAGATCGGCTGGGCCAACGTCCCGGCGGGCAAGCGCGCCTCGACGTACATGAACGCCGACTACCGCAAGGAGGCCGGCGCGTTCGCCGACGTCACCTCCGAGGCCATCTCCAGCGCCAACCCGCGTGACCCCGGCACCCAGCCCCGCCCGACCGTCGGCATCCAGTTCGTCGGCATCCCCGAGTTCACCGACCTCGGCACCAAGGTCTCCCAGGAGATCAGCGAGGCCATCGCCGGCCGCAAGTCGGTCGACGAGGCGCTCGAAGCCTCCCAGAAGCTGGCCGAGAAGGTCGCCGAGGAGTACCGGTGA
- a CDS encoding DeoR/GlpR family DNA-binding transcription regulator, with product MDTDERRREILEIARRDGSVEVTALATKLSVAKETVRRDLHALEEHGLVRRTHGGAYPVESAGYETTLAVRTTRLVPQKSRIAAAAADLIGDAETVFVDEGFTPQLVAEALPRDRPLTVVTASLAVANGLADADKIAVLLLGGRVRGGTLATVDHWATRMLADFVIDLAYVGANGISREYGLTTPDPAVSEVKAQAMRSARRKVFAGIHTKFGAVSFCRFADVGDFETIVTDVGLPSAEAQRYSLLGPQVIRV from the coding sequence GTGGACACCGACGAGCGCCGACGAGAAATCCTGGAGATCGCCCGAAGAGACGGGTCGGTCGAAGTGACCGCGCTCGCCACGAAGTTGAGCGTCGCCAAGGAGACGGTCCGGCGCGATCTGCACGCCCTGGAAGAACACGGCCTGGTACGGCGCACCCACGGAGGCGCCTATCCCGTCGAGAGCGCCGGTTACGAGACGACCCTCGCGGTGCGCACCACGCGCCTGGTCCCGCAGAAGTCCCGGATCGCCGCCGCCGCCGCCGATCTCATCGGGGACGCCGAGACGGTCTTCGTCGACGAGGGCTTCACCCCGCAGCTCGTCGCCGAGGCCCTGCCCAGGGACCGCCCGCTGACCGTCGTCACCGCCTCCCTGGCGGTCGCCAACGGACTGGCCGACGCGGACAAGATCGCCGTCCTGCTGCTCGGCGGGCGGGTGCGCGGCGGCACCCTCGCCACCGTCGACCACTGGGCGACCCGGATGCTCGCCGACTTCGTCATCGACCTGGCGTACGTCGGCGCGAACGGCATCTCGCGCGAGTACGGGCTCACCACCCCCGACCCGGCCGTCAGTGAGGTGAAGGCCCAGGCCATGCGCAGCGCGCGCCGCAAGGTGTTCGCCGGGATCCACACCAAGTTCGGCGCCGTGAGTTTCTGCCGGTTCGCCGATGTCGGTGACTTCGAGACGATCGTCACCGACGTCGGACTCCCGTCGGCGGAGGCGCAGCGTTACTCGCTGCTCGGCCCCCAGGTCATCCGCGTCTGA
- a CDS encoding discoidin domain-containing protein codes for MSDTRLRPESAPGHPHSDRPPARRPRAGRLRSLASLAATALLAAFAVTVPAAAPAQAAGSVVKVTGSQGAWQLTVDGAPYQIKGLTWGPSVADAGRHMPDVASMGVNTIRTWGTDGSTRPLLDSAAANNIKVIAGFWLQPGGGPGSGGCVNYLTDTQYKNDMLAEFPRWVETYKDHPGVLMWNVGNESVLGLQNCYSGDALEQQRNAYTTFVNDITKRIHAVDANHPVTSTDAWTGAWPYYKRNAPDLDLYAVNSYADVCNIRATWNAGGYTKPYIVTEGGPAGEWEVDDDVNGVASEPTDVAKAQGYKDAWNCVTGHRGVALGATLFHYGTEYDFGGVWFNLLPAGQKRLSYYAVKEAYGRSTAGDNKPPVISNMAVAGATSVPAGRPFKITSDVTDPNGDPLSYEVLVNSKYIDNSGQLTPVPVTTDGPGDFTLTAPGKLGVWKVYIKASDGKGNVGIETKSFKVVPPPVGGTNVARGKPATASSFQPGSVGCPCPASNAVDGDFGSRWASDWSDPQWIQVDLGQRTQFRHVQLAWEAAFAKSYTLQTSDNGQNWTTVRTVTGGDGSIDDIEVSGAGRYVRVHATERGTGYGYSLFEFGIYS; via the coding sequence GTCGTCAAGGTCACCGGCTCCCAGGGCGCCTGGCAGCTCACCGTCGACGGCGCGCCCTACCAGATCAAGGGCCTGACCTGGGGCCCCTCCGTCGCCGACGCCGGCCGCCACATGCCCGACGTCGCCTCCATGGGCGTCAACACCATCCGCACCTGGGGCACCGACGGCAGCACCCGGCCGCTGCTCGACTCGGCCGCCGCGAACAACATCAAGGTCATCGCCGGCTTCTGGCTCCAGCCCGGCGGCGGCCCCGGCAGCGGCGGCTGCGTCAACTACCTCACCGACACCCAGTACAAGAACGACATGCTGGCCGAGTTCCCGCGGTGGGTGGAGACCTACAAGGACCACCCCGGCGTCCTCATGTGGAACGTGGGCAACGAGTCCGTGCTCGGCCTCCAGAACTGCTACAGCGGCGACGCGCTGGAGCAGCAGCGCAACGCGTACACCACCTTCGTCAACGACATCACCAAGCGGATCCACGCGGTCGACGCCAACCACCCGGTGACCTCGACCGACGCCTGGACGGGGGCCTGGCCGTACTACAAGCGCAACGCGCCCGACCTCGATCTGTACGCGGTCAACTCCTACGCCGACGTGTGCAACATCAGGGCGACCTGGAACGCCGGGGGCTACACCAAGCCCTACATCGTCACCGAGGGCGGCCCGGCCGGCGAGTGGGAGGTGGACGACGACGTCAACGGTGTGGCCTCCGAGCCCACCGACGTGGCCAAGGCCCAGGGCTACAAGGACGCGTGGAACTGCGTCACCGGCCACCGGGGCGTCGCGCTCGGTGCCACGCTCTTCCACTACGGCACCGAGTACGACTTCGGCGGCGTCTGGTTCAACCTGCTTCCCGCGGGCCAGAAGCGCCTCTCGTACTACGCGGTGAAGGAGGCGTACGGCCGGAGCACCGCCGGGGACAACAAGCCGCCGGTGATCTCCAACATGGCCGTCGCCGGTGCCACCTCCGTCCCGGCCGGGCGCCCGTTCAAGATCACCTCGGACGTGACGGACCCGAACGGCGACCCCCTGAGCTACGAGGTGCTGGTCAACAGCAAGTACATCGACAACAGCGGCCAGTTGACCCCCGTGCCGGTCACCACCGACGGGCCCGGCGACTTCACCCTGACCGCGCCGGGCAAGCTCGGCGTCTGGAAGGTGTACATCAAGGCGTCCGACGGCAAGGGCAACGTGGGGATCGAGACCAAGTCCTTCAAGGTCGTCCCGCCGCCCGTCGGCGGCACCAACGTGGCCCGCGGCAAGCCCGCCACGGCGTCCTCCTTCCAGCCCGGCAGCGTCGGCTGCCCCTGCCCCGCGTCCAACGCCGTCGACGGTGACTTCGGCAGCCGGTGGGCCAGCGACTGGTCCGACCCGCAGTGGATCCAGGTGGACCTCGGCCAGCGCACCCAGTTCCGGCACGTGCAGCTCGCCTGGGAGGCCGCGTTCGCCAAGAGCTACACCCTCCAGACCTCCGACAACGGACAGAACTGGACCACGGTGCGCACCGTCACCGGCGGCGACGGAAGCATCGACGACATCGAGGTGAGCGGCGCGGGCCGGTACGTGCGGGTGCACGCGACCGAACGCGGCACCGGGTACGGCTACTCGCTCTTCGAGTTCGGGATCTACAGCTGA